The sequence below is a genomic window from Rhizobium sp. NXC14.
CATGGTGGAGACGGAAGCACTCGACGACGATGCAGCGGCAGCAGCAGCTGGCTGGGCCGCGGCAGCCGGGGCTGGCTGGGCGGGAGCGGCGGCCGGTGCGGCAGCAGTCGGCGCGGCGGCGGCGCCGGCACCTGCGGAGATCTGGCCGAGCAACGCACCGAGGCCGACGGTCTCGCCGGCGGCAGCGACGATTTCCGAAAGCGTGCCGGAGACGGGCGCGGGAACTTCGATGGTCACCTTGTCGGTTTCAAGCTCCAGAATCGGCTCGTCGGCCTTGATGGCGTCGCCGACCTTCTTGAACCAGGTGCCGACGGTTGCCTCGCTGACGGATTCACCGAGAGTTGGAACGCGGATTTCTGTGGCCATTGTTCAAATCCTGATTTCGTGTGTTTTCGTTTATGCGTTTCAGACGGCGGGCGGCCGCAAAATGATCGAGGGCATCGGCAGGATATCGAAACGGAAACCGAGACCGGAAGCGATGATGGGATCGCCGTCGGCAAGCGCTTGTGCCGCCGCCTGATCCTCGACTTCGACGACTGCCATGCCGAAGGCGCCTTGACCCTCGAACACGGGACCGACGACAATTGCCGATCCCGCAAGGGCCTGCCGATGCCAATATTCGACGTGGCGTTTCATCGCCGCCATTTCCTCCCCCGTCCCGTCGTGCGGAAAAGTGGGGCGAGGCGGCAGCAGTCTCAGAAAGAAGTAAGCCATTGCGCCCCCCTTGATTTAGCCGCCCAATGCATCCTCGAGGAATGCGGCGAGCTGCGACAGATGCTTCGACATCAGGCCCGTCGCCGGCGAGGCGGCGGCCGGACGGCCGGTATAGCGGACGCGCTGGTATTTCGCATCGATATGGGCGAGCACCCATTCGAGGAACGGGTCGATGAACGACCATGCGCCCATGTTCTTCGGCTCTTCCTGGCACCAGACCATCTCGGCATTGCGGAAGCGCGACAGCTCGTTGATCAGCGCCTTTGCCGGGAACGGATAGAGCTGCTCGACGCGCAGGAGATAGATGTCGTCGATGCCGCGTTTTTCACGCTCTTCGAGAAGATCGTAATAGACCTTGCCGGAGCACATGACGACGCGGCGGATCTTGTTGTCCTTCTGCAGCTTGATCGGGCCGTCCTTGATCACCTCGGCATCATCCCACAGCAGGCGGTGGAAGGCGGATTCACCGGCCAGTTCGGCAAGTGTCGAGACCGCTCGCTTGTGGCGCAGCAGCGACTTCGGCGTCATCAGGATCAGCGGCTTGCGGAAGTCGCGCTTCAGCTGCCGGCGCAGGATGTGGAAATAGTTCGCCGGCGTCGTGACATTGGCGACCTGCATGTTGTCTTCCGCGCAGAGCTGCAGGAAGCGTTCCAGGCGAGCCGAGGAGTGCTCCGGACCCTGACCTTCATAGCCGTGCGGCAACAGGCACACGAGGCCGGACATGCGCAGCCACTTGCGTTCGCCCGAGGAGATGAACTGGTCGAAGACCACCTGCGCGCCGTTGGCGAAATCGCCGAACTGCGCTTCCCAGAGCGTCAGCGCATTCGGGCGGGCGAGCGAGTAGCCGTATTCGAAGCCGAGCACGGCCTCTTCCGAAAGCATCGAATTGATGACTTCGTAGCGGGCCTGCGTCGGCGAAAGATTGGCGAGCGGAATGTAGCGTTCCTCGGTCTCCTGATCGTAGAGAACAGAGTGACGCTGCGAGAAGGTGCCGCGTTCGCAATCCTGACCGGACAGACGGATCTTGTGGCCTTCCAGGCAGAGCGCGCCAAAGGCGAGCGCTTCGGCCATCGCCCAGTCGAGGCCCTCGCCCGTGGCGATCATGTTGGCCCGGTTTTCCATGAAACGCTGGATCGTGCGGTGCGCATTGAAGCCTGCCGGGATTTCCGAGAGCTTGCGGCCGATCTCCTTCAGCGTCTTCATCGGCACCGCGGTCTTGCCGCGGCGCTGTTCGTCGGCATTGTCGGCCGTGCGCAGGCCCGACCACTCGCCATCCAGCCAGTCGGCCTTATTCGGCTTGTAGTGCTGGCCGGCGTCGAACTCCTGCTCGAGATGCGCGCGCCAGTCGGCCTTCATCTTCTCGACTTCGCCTTCGGTAACCAGTCCCTCGGCGACGAGGCGGGCCGCATAGAGCTGCAGCACGGTCTTGTGGCCGCGGATCACCTTGTACATCTTCGGCTGCGTGAAGGACGGCTCGTCGCCTTCATTGTGGCCGTAGCGGCGATAGCAGAACATGTCGAGTACCACAGGCTTGTGGAACTTCATGCGGAATTCGGTCGCGATCTTGGCTGCGTAGACGACCGCTTCCGGATCGTCGCCGTTGACGTGCAGGATCGGTGCTTCGATCATCTTGGCGACGTCGGACGGATAAGGCGACGAGCGCGAGAAGGCCGGATTGGTGGTGAAGCCGATCTGGTTGTTGATGATGACGTGCATGGTGCCGGCAACACGGTGGCCGCGCAGACCGGAAAGACCGAGGATTTCGGCAATGACGCCCTGGCCGGCGAAGGCCGCATCGCCATGGATCAGCAGCGGCAGAACCTTGGCGCGTTCGGAAAGCGGAATGATGTCGCCCTCCCACACCGTAGCGCTCATGTCCTGCTTGGCGCGAGCCTTGCCCATCACCACGGGATCGACGATTTCGAGATGCGATGGGTTCGCCGTCAGCGACACGTGTACCTTGTTGCCGTCGAATTCGCGGTCGGAGGATGCACCGAGATGGTACTTGACATCGCCCGAGCCTTCGACTTCATCGGGTGCGTAGGAACCGCCCTTGAATTCGTGGAAGATGGCGCGGTGCGGCTTGCCCATGACCTGCGAGAGCACGTTAAGGCGGCCGCGATGGGCCATGCCGAACACGGCTTCCTTCAGGCCGAGATGACCGCCGCGCTTCAGGATCTGCTCCAGAGCCGGGATCAGCGATTCGCCGCCATCGAGGCCGAAGCGCTTGGTGCCCTTGAACTTGACGTCGAGGAACTGTTCGTAGCCTTCGGCTTCGACGAGTTTCGAAAGGATCGCCTTCTTGCCCTCAGGCGTGAAGGCCACGCCCTTGTCCGGGCCTTCGATGCGCTCCTGGATCCACGCCTTCTCTTCCGGGTTGGAGATATGCATGAATTCGACGCCGAGTGTCGAGCAGTAGGTGCGCTCGAGGATCTCGATCATTTCGCGGATGGTCGCGTATTCCAGGCCGAGCACGTTGTCGATGAAGATCTTGCGGTCGTAATCGGCTGATGTGAAGCCATAATTTTCCGGCGACAGCTCGCGATAATCATCGACGGTGGCGGCGATTCCGAGCGGGTCAAGCTTGGCGTGCAGGTGGCCGCGCATGCGGTAGGCGCGGATCATCATGATGGCGCGGACGGAATCGCGCGTCGCCTGCAGCACGTCGGTGCTGTCGGCAGGCTTGCCCTCGGCTGCGGCCTTGGCCTTCACCTTCGTCTCGATCACCTTCTCGACGATGCCCCAGTCGCCGTCGAGAGCCGACACCAGATCGCCGCCGGCTGCCAGAGGCCAGTTCTTTCTACGCCAGGAAGCTCCCTTTGCCGCCTTTTTCACATCGGCAGGATCGTCTTCCAGCGCCTTGAAGAAGGCGCGCCATTGATCGTCGACCGACGCCGGATCCTCTTCGTAGCGCGCATAGAGTTGCTCGATATAGGCCGCGTTGGCGCCATCCAGAAACGAGGTGATCTGAAACTGCTCGTTGGCTTCTTGCCGTGCCATGGTGATATGCGAACGCTTCCGTCCGCCTCCTGACTTTGATGATTTTGCCGGATCGATCGCCGGCTGCCGCATTCCGATCGCCGCCTGTCCGCGGCGCATCTGCTGCTCTCGTATGCAAGCCGGGCGAAGGCGCAGATGCCGTTCCTCCGCCCGGTCTATAGGCGGCTTCAGCCCTTCAGGACTTCCACCAGCGTCTTGCCGAGGCGGGCCGGAGACGGAGACACCTTGATGCCAGCCGATTCCATCGCCGCGATCTTCGATTCAGCGTCGCCCTTGCCGCCGGATACCACGGCGCCGGCATGGCCCATGGTGCGGCCCTTCGGTGCCGTACGGCCTGCGATGAAGCCGGCCATCGGCTTCTTGCGGCCCTTCTTGGCCTCGTCCTTGAGGAACTGGGCTGCGTCTTCTTCAGCGGAGCCGCCGATTTCGCCGATCATGATGATCGAAGT
It includes:
- a CDS encoding 2-oxoglutarate dehydrogenase E1 component gives rise to the protein MARQEANEQFQITSFLDGANAAYIEQLYARYEEDPASVDDQWRAFFKALEDDPADVKKAAKGASWRRKNWPLAAGGDLVSALDGDWGIVEKVIETKVKAKAAAEGKPADSTDVLQATRDSVRAIMMIRAYRMRGHLHAKLDPLGIAATVDDYRELSPENYGFTSADYDRKIFIDNVLGLEYATIREMIEILERTYCSTLGVEFMHISNPEEKAWIQERIEGPDKGVAFTPEGKKAILSKLVEAEGYEQFLDVKFKGTKRFGLDGGESLIPALEQILKRGGHLGLKEAVFGMAHRGRLNVLSQVMGKPHRAIFHEFKGGSYAPDEVEGSGDVKYHLGASSDREFDGNKVHVSLTANPSHLEIVDPVVMGKARAKQDMSATVWEGDIIPLSERAKVLPLLIHGDAAFAGQGVIAEILGLSGLRGHRVAGTMHVIINNQIGFTTNPAFSRSSPYPSDVAKMIEAPILHVNGDDPEAVVYAAKIATEFRMKFHKPVVLDMFCYRRYGHNEGDEPSFTQPKMYKVIRGHKTVLQLYAARLVAEGLVTEGEVEKMKADWRAHLEQEFDAGQHYKPNKADWLDGEWSGLRTADNADEQRRGKTAVPMKTLKEIGRKLSEIPAGFNAHRTIQRFMENRANMIATGEGLDWAMAEALAFGALCLEGHKIRLSGQDCERGTFSQRHSVLYDQETEERYIPLANLSPTQARYEVINSMLSEEAVLGFEYGYSLARPNALTLWEAQFGDFANGAQVVFDQFISSGERKWLRMSGLVCLLPHGYEGQGPEHSSARLERFLQLCAEDNMQVANVTTPANYFHILRRQLKRDFRKPLILMTPKSLLRHKRAVSTLAELAGESAFHRLLWDDAEVIKDGPIKLQKDNKIRRVVMCSGKVYYDLLEEREKRGIDDIYLLRVEQLYPFPAKALINELSRFRNAEMVWCQEEPKNMGAWSFIDPFLEWVLAHIDAKYQRVRYTGRPAAASPATGLMSKHLSQLAAFLEDALGG
- a CDS encoding YciI family protein → MAYFFLRLLPPRPTFPHDGTGEEMAAMKRHVEYWHRQALAGSAIVVGPVFEGQGAFGMAVVEVEDQAAAQALADGDPIIASGLGFRFDILPMPSIILRPPAV